The DNA sequence CCTGGTCGCCGCCGCGGCGCGCTCGCCCGCGCTCGGCTTCCTGCGCAGCAGTCCCATGTCGTGTCCTCCCGGGTCGGCTCGGCAGATGATCGCCGTGTCGACGCAGCCTAGGGCCCCGCCCACCGCCCGCGCAGGACCGACACCACCCGGCCGGGGGAACGGCGCGTCACGCGGATCCGGTCCTGTCGGGGGTGGTCTCTACCCTCGGGAGCCGTGAGCACTTCGACCGGACCCCGTACCGCGCCCCGTGTCCTGCTGGACGCGGCGGCGCTGAGCGGGTGCCGCCGTCGGGTGCACCTGGACCACGCCCCGTCGGCGTCGGAGCGGCCGCGGGCGCTGCCGGATCCGGCGATCGAGCAGCGCCGGGCCGACGCGGCGGCGCACCGGGAGCGGATCGGCGAGCTGCTCGCGCGCACCTGGGGTGCGGACTGGGCGAGCACCTGGCCGGACGGCGCGGCCGCGTCCGCCGGGGCAGGCGCCGGACCGCGGGCGGCCAGGGCGGAGCGCACGGCCGAGCTCGTCGCGGCCGGTGCGCCGCTGATCTGGGGCGCGGTCCTGCCCGTCGACGGCGACCGGCGCGGCACCGCGGAGCTGCTCGTGCGCGCGCCCACCGGGGGCTACGTCCCGCTGCTCGTCGTGCGCCGCCGGATCACCGATCCGGGGGAGGGGGCGCGCACCACCGCCGTCACCGACCCGTGGCCGCAGCGGGCCCGGCACGACCCGGACCGCAAGGTCCGCTCCCAGCCGCGAGACCTGCTGGCCCTGGCCCAGCTGACCCGGCTGCTGCAGGCCGCTGGCTGGGCGCCGCCGGAGTCGGCCCCGCGGCTCGGCGGTGTGATCGGGCTCGACGCGGACGTGGTCGTCTGGCACGACCTGCGGGCCGGGCACTGGCCCGGCGGCCGGTCCACGCTGGAGGAGTACGACGCCCGGTTCGCCGACCGCGCCGCCGTCGCCCGGTCCGCCGCGACCGGCGGCCCCGCGCTGGCGGCGCCGTCGCGGATCACCGAGTGCCGCCGCTGCCCCTGGTGGCCGACGTGCGAGGCCGAGCTGGAGCAGGTTGACGACGTCAGCCTGGTCGCCCACGGCGAGACGGCGCGGCTGCTGCGGGAGTCGGGCGTCGCGACCGTCGCGGGGCTGGCCGCGCTGGACCCGGCGGCCCCGCCCGCCGAGCTGACCGGTCCGCTGCCCGGGCCGCCGTTCTCCGACCTCGTCGCGCTGGCCCGCGCGCGCCGGCGGGGTCTCGCCGTCGCCCGCCGGGTGCCGCGGGTGCCGGTCAGCCGCGCCGACGTCGAGGTCGACGTCGACATGGAGAGCTTCGGCGAGTCCGGCGCCTACCTGTGGGGTGCGCTGCTGACGCTGCCCGGCGGTGCCCGCGACGGCGACCCGGAGACCGGCTACCGGGCGTTCGCGACCTGGGACCCGCTCCCCACCCGCGACGAGGGCCGCTCGTTCGGCGAGTTCTGGACCTGGTTCACCGGTGTGCGTGCGACCGCGCTCGCATCCGGGCGCACGTTCGCCGCGTACTGCTACAACGAGCAGGCCGAGAACCGCTGGATGTTCGCCTCGGCGCAGCGGTTCGCCGGGATGCCAGGGGTGCCGACCGAGGCCGAGGTGCGCGCGTTCGTCGCGGACCCGTGCTGGGTGGACCTCTACGGCGTGGTCTCCACCTGGTTCCTGTGCGCGCAGGGCAAGGGGCTGAAGAAGATCGCCCCCGCCGCCGGGTTCTCGTGGCGGGACCCGGAGGCGGGCGGGGAGAACTCCATGCGCTGGTACCGCGCCGCCGTCGCGCTCGACGGCGGGGAGCCCGACCCGGTCCAGCGGGAGCGGTTGCTCGGCTACAACACCGATGACGTGCTGGCCACCCACGCGCTGCGGGAGTGGATGTCCTCGGACCGGGTGCTGGAGGTCCCGCTGGTGAGCGAGCTGCGCGACGCCACCGGGTGAGCGCGTCCGTGTGAGGATGCGGGGGTGGCGCCTCGTGGATACGACCGGATCGGGCCGCACGGCGCGGTCAGCAGCACCCACCATCTCGGCACGGCCGCCGCGGCCACGGTGCTGGCGCGGGGCGGGAACGCCTTCGACGCCGCCGTCGCCTGCGGTTTCGTGCTGCAGGTGGTCGAGCCGCACCTGTGCGGGCCGGGTGGTGAGCTGCCCGCCGTGTTCGTCACCGCGAACGACCCGGTCCCGCGGGTGTTGTGCGCCCAGGGCGTCGCCCCGGCCGCCGCGACCGCGCAGCGGGTGCGTGACCTGGGCTGCGCGATCGTCCCCGGTACCGGCCTGCTCCCGGCGACGGTCCCCGGGGCCTGGGACGGCTGGCTGACCTTGCTCCGCGACCACGGAACCTGGGAGCTCGCGGACGTCCTCGCCCCGGCGCTCGACTACGCCGCGGGTGGGTTCCCGCTGGTCCCGCGGGTGCCCGCGGCCATCGGAACGGTCGCCGACCACTTCAGGACGCACTGGCCGTCGTCGGCGGCGACGTGGCTGCCCGACGGCCGGGTCCCCGCCGTGGGCGAGCGGGTGCGGCTGCCCGTGCTGGCCGCGACGTGGCGCCGGCTGCTCGACGAGGCCGTCGGCCCGAGCCGGGAGGCACGCATCGACGCCGCCCGTGACGCGTGGTACCGCGGGTTCGTCGCCGAGGAGATCGGCCGGTTCGCCGCGACCCCGGTCCGTGACGAGACCGGGCGCGACCACACCGGTCTGCTCACCGCCGACGACCTGGCCGGCTGGTCGGCGCACTACGAGGACGCGCTCGTCGCCGACGCCGGGTCCGGCTGGTCGGTCGCGAAGTGCGGCCCGTGGTCGCAGGGGCCGGTCCTGCTGCAGCAGCTGCGGCTGCTCGCCGGGCTGGACCTCGAACTGCCCGGTGGTGTCGCGACCCTCGACACGGTGCACGCCGCCGCCGAGGCCGCGAAGCTCGCCTTCGCCGACCGAGAGGCCTGGTACGGCGACGGCGCGCCCCCCGACCTGCTCGCCGACTTGCTCTCCGACGACTACACCGACGCCCGGCGGGGCCTGATCGCACCGGTGTCGGACAGCGGGCTGCGGCCCGGCTCGCCGGGTGGGCGCACCCCCCGGATCGGCGACTACGCGGCGACGCCGGGCGCCGGGCGTGGCTCCGGGACGGAGGGTCCGGGCACCGGCGAGCCGACGGTGTCGCGGGAAGGCGTCGCCCGTGGGGACACGGTGCACGTCGACGTCGTCGACGCCGCCGGGAACATGATCTCGGTGACGCCGTCGGGGGGCTGGCTGCAGTCGTCGCCGACGATCCCGGAGCTGGGGTTCTGCCTCGGTACCCGCGGCCAGATGTTCTGGCTGGAGGAGGGGCTCGCCAGCACGCTCGCGCCCGGGCGGATGCCGCGCACGACGCTGTCGCCGTCGCTGGCGCTGCGCGACGGCGTGCCCGCGCTGGCCTTCGGGACGCCCGGCGGGGACCAGCAGGACCAGTGGCAGCTCGCGTTCCTGCTCGCGCTCGTGCACGGCGGGCTGGACCTGCAGGCCGCGATCGACGCGCCGACCTGGCACTCGACGGCGTTCCCCGCGTCCTTCGCGCCCCGCGGCTGGGAGCCGCACGGGCTCGTCGTCGAGTCCCGGCTGGGGCCCGACACCCTCGCCGGGCTGACTCGCCGCGGGCACGCCGTGGACGACGCGGGCGCCTGGTCCCTGGGCCGGATGTGCGCGGTCGGGACCGGAGCCGCCGTCCCCGGGGGCGGCGGGCCCGGGACACTGCACGCCGCGGTCGACCCGCGGTCGGGGGTGGGTGCGGCGATCGCGCTGTAGCCGTCACGCCGCCCGGTGTGGTGCCGGAGACGGAGAACGCCCCGCCCCTCCCGTGACGGGAAGGACGGGGCGTTCCACGTGGAACACGGACGGGTGGGTCAGCGGTGCGCCTCGCCCCGCACGCCCTGCTCTCCCTCACGGACGTGCCGCCCGTTCTGTGATCCGTTGCCCGACGCGGCCCCGTTGCCGTTCGTGGACGTGTGCCCGTCGAGCGGGAGCGGGAACTCCACGTCGGAGTGGGTCACCCGGCCCGGCTCGAGGGCGACCACCGTCGCGACCGGGGCGTAGCCGCTGGTCGCGAGGGTGTAGCTGCCCGCGTGCAGGCCCTCGAAGGCGAAGGTCCCGTCCGGGCCGGACAGCCGCGACCCCACGACGGCGCCCTCGGCGACGATCAGCGTGGCCAGCGCGTGCGCCACCGGGTGCCCGTCGGGCGCCGCGGTGACCCGGCCGGTGAGCCGGGAGCGCTGCGGCAGCCGCAGGTCCTGGACCGCCGTGCCGGAGCTCGGCACCTCGACGCCGACCGCCACCGGGTCGACGCCCTCGCCGGCGGCGGTGAGCGTGTAGCGCCCGGCCGGGACGCCGTCGAGCGCCCAGCGTCCGCCCTCACCGGACCGGCCGGCCGCGGCGACGTCGCCGCCGTGGTCGATCAGCGAGACGGTGACCCCGGGCAGCGGGGTGCCCGCGGCGTC is a window from the Pseudonocardia sp. HH130629-09 genome containing:
- a CDS encoding TM0106 family RecB-like putative nuclease, which produces MSTSTGPRTAPRVLLDAAALSGCRRRVHLDHAPSASERPRALPDPAIEQRRADAAAHRERIGELLARTWGADWASTWPDGAAASAGAGAGPRAARAERTAELVAAGAPLIWGAVLPVDGDRRGTAELLVRAPTGGYVPLLVVRRRITDPGEGARTTAVTDPWPQRARHDPDRKVRSQPRDLLALAQLTRLLQAAGWAPPESAPRLGGVIGLDADVVVWHDLRAGHWPGGRSTLEEYDARFADRAAVARSAATGGPALAAPSRITECRRCPWWPTCEAELEQVDDVSLVAHGETARLLRESGVATVAGLAALDPAAPPAELTGPLPGPPFSDLVALARARRRGLAVARRVPRVPVSRADVEVDVDMESFGESGAYLWGALLTLPGGARDGDPETGYRAFATWDPLPTRDEGRSFGEFWTWFTGVRATALASGRTFAAYCYNEQAENRWMFASAQRFAGMPGVPTEAEVRAFVADPCWVDLYGVVSTWFLCAQGKGLKKIAPAAGFSWRDPEAGGENSMRWYRAAVALDGGEPDPVQRERLLGYNTDDVLATHALREWMSSDRVLEVPLVSELRDATG
- a CDS encoding gamma-glutamyltransferase family protein; the protein is MAPRGYDRIGPHGAVSSTHHLGTAAAATVLARGGNAFDAAVACGFVLQVVEPHLCGPGGELPAVFVTANDPVPRVLCAQGVAPAAATAQRVRDLGCAIVPGTGLLPATVPGAWDGWLTLLRDHGTWELADVLAPALDYAAGGFPLVPRVPAAIGTVADHFRTHWPSSAATWLPDGRVPAVGERVRLPVLAATWRRLLDEAVGPSREARIDAARDAWYRGFVAEEIGRFAATPVRDETGRDHTGLLTADDLAGWSAHYEDALVADAGSGWSVAKCGPWSQGPVLLQQLRLLAGLDLELPGGVATLDTVHAAAEAAKLAFADREAWYGDGAPPDLLADLLSDDYTDARRGLIAPVSDSGLRPGSPGGRTPRIGDYAATPGAGRGSGTEGPGTGEPTVSREGVARGDTVHVDVVDAAGNMISVTPSGGWLQSSPTIPELGFCLGTRGQMFWLEEGLASTLAPGRMPRTTLSPSLALRDGVPALAFGTPGGDQQDQWQLAFLLALVHGGLDLQAAIDAPTWHSTAFPASFAPRGWEPHGLVVESRLGPDTLAGLTRRGHAVDDAGAWSLGRMCAVGTGAAVPGGGGPGTLHAAVDPRSGVGAAIAL